A DNA window from Alphaproteobacteria bacterium contains the following coding sequences:
- the rplK gene encoding 50S ribosomal protein L11 — translation MAKKIDGYIKLQVPAGKANPSPPIGPALGQKGLNIMEFCKAFNAQTQSMEPGIPIPVVITVYADRTFSFIMKTPPNSYWLKKAAKIEKGTKTAGIETVGSVTMAQVREIAEKKFQDLNAHDIDAACQMIIGSARSMGLEVVE, via the coding sequence ATGGCAAAGAAAATTGATGGCTATATTAAGCTACAAGTACCGGCTGGTAAGGCGAACCCTTCACCACCAATTGGTCCAGCTTTGGGTCAAAAGGGCCTGAATATCATGGAATTCTGTAAAGCATTTAATGCTCAAACACAAAGTATGGAGCCTGGAATTCCGATTCCTGTAGTGATTACAGTTTATGCGGATCGTACCTTTTCCTTTATTATGAAAACTCCACCAAATTCATATTGGTTGAAAAAAGCAGCCAAGATAGAGAAGGGTACTAAAACGGCAGGGATTGAAACGGTTGGTTCTGTTACAATGGCGCAAGTGCGTGAAATTGCGGAGAAAAAATTCCAAGATTTAAATGCGCACGATATTGATGCAGCATGTCAAATGATTATTGGATCAGCTCGTTCGATGGGCTTGGAAGTGGTGGAGTAA